One segment of Thermoanaerobacter kivui DNA contains the following:
- a CDS encoding bifunctional folylpolyglutamate synthase/dihydrofolate synthase, which produces MNYEEAINYIHGTYKFGVKLGLENIKRLLSYMGNPQKKLKIIHVAGTNGKGSTSAFISNILQQAGYKVALYTSPFLEEFEERMRINGENISKEKLIYYVEYIKPIISRMVEEGYNHPTEFEVVTAIAFKYFYDEKVDFVVLEVGLGGRFDATNAIDSSLVSVITTIDYDHTDRLGHTLGEIAYEKAGIIKQNGVVVSFYQHPQAMKVIMEACEVRNAYLTVLEKSNVVIKEQNADFQVFDYKKHKDLKITILGEHQIYNAALAIEAVKKLEMYGYKITEEDIKKGLYKAKWAGRLEVMRKQPYVVIDGAHNPQGISVLKNSLKLFNYDRLILVVGMLKDKDTQNMLNIIVPKADVIITTMPISERAYRASELAQKIDKENVIPIENIEEAVKYALDIAKEEDMVLFCGSLYMIGHVRSLLKKVIFKGGF; this is translated from the coding sequence ATGAATTATGAAGAGGCGATTAACTACATACACGGTACTTACAAATTTGGCGTAAAATTAGGACTGGAAAATATAAAAAGATTATTAAGTTATATGGGAAATCCTCAAAAAAAACTTAAAATTATCCACGTTGCTGGTACAAATGGAAAAGGCTCTACATCAGCTTTTATAAGCAACATTTTGCAGCAGGCTGGGTACAAAGTAGCTTTATATACTTCGCCTTTCCTGGAAGAATTTGAAGAGAGAATGAGAATAAACGGAGAAAATATTTCCAAGGAAAAGTTGATTTATTATGTTGAATATATAAAGCCTATAATATCTCGCATGGTGGAGGAAGGATACAATCATCCGACGGAATTTGAAGTGGTAACTGCAATTGCTTTTAAATATTTTTATGATGAAAAAGTGGATTTTGTAGTGTTGGAAGTGGGGCTTGGGGGCAGATTTGATGCAACAAATGCTATAGATTCTTCTTTAGTTTCTGTCATAACGACTATTGATTATGACCACACAGACAGATTAGGGCATACTTTAGGAGAAATTGCTTATGAAAAAGCTGGAATCATCAAACAAAATGGAGTTGTCGTAAGTTTTTATCAACATCCTCAAGCGATGAAAGTTATCATGGAAGCATGTGAAGTGAGGAACGCATATTTGACTGTTCTTGAAAAAAGCAATGTGGTTATAAAAGAACAAAATGCAGATTTCCAAGTTTTTGACTATAAAAAACATAAAGATTTAAAAATCACTATACTGGGAGAACATCAGATTTATAATGCTGCTTTGGCGATAGAGGCTGTTAAAAAGTTAGAAATGTATGGATATAAAATAACAGAAGAAGATATAAAAAAAGGGCTTTATAAAGCGAAATGGGCAGGAAGATTGGAAGTCATGAGGAAACAGCCTTATGTGGTGATAGATGGAGCTCATAATCCTCAAGGAATTTCTGTGCTAAAAAATTCTTTAAAGCTATTTAATTACGACAGACTGATTCTTGTGGTAGGGATGCTTAAGGACAAGGACACTCAAAATATGCTTAATATAATTGTGCCAAAGGCGGATGTAATAATAACGACGATGCCAATAAGTGAAAGAGCTTATAGGGCAAGTGAACTTGCACAAAAGATAGATAAAGAAAACGTAATTCCAATTGAAAATATTGAAGAGGCGGTAAAATACGCCTTGGATATAGCTAAGGAAGAGGATATGGTGCTTTTTTGTGGGTCACTCTACATGATAGGTCATGTGAGATCATTACTTAAAAAGGTAATATTTAAGGGAGGGTTTTAA
- a CDS encoding 4Fe-4S dicluster domain-containing protein produces the protein MDVKSGTKYIFADIKKCLGCRCCEQACADANGNRPYWELLGSGIPLSPNINILYIFLQDKNYPVMAQAVCRQCEDAPCVKICPVKAISVNPDGIKVIDKQRCIGCHSCSIVCPFGAVYIPDKHAVATKCTLCIERKGAEGQPACVEACPNGALQLVDTKEIGREKVKKIVSDTFSNK, from the coding sequence ATGGATGTCAAAAGCGGCACAAAATATATATTTGCTGATATAAAAAAATGTCTCGGATGCCGTTGCTGCGAACAAGCCTGTGCTGATGCTAATGGAAACCGACCATATTGGGAGCTTTTAGGGTCTGGAATTCCTTTAAGCCCAAATATAAATATTTTATATATTTTTCTACAGGATAAAAATTATCCTGTTATGGCTCAGGCAGTATGCCGACAATGTGAAGATGCTCCTTGTGTTAAAATATGTCCGGTAAAGGCTATAAGTGTAAATCCAGACGGTATAAAAGTAATTGATAAACAGCGTTGTATTGGATGCCACAGTTGCTCAATTGTATGTCCTTTTGGTGCAGTATATATTCCGGATAAACATGCCGTTGCGACAAAGTGTACACTTTGCATAGAAAGAAAAGGTGCGGAAGGGCAACCAGCCTGCGTAGAGGCGTGTCCAAACGGTGCTTTGCAATTAGTTGATACAAAAGAAATTGGACGGGAAAAAGTCAAAAAAATCGTTAGTGACACATTCTCAAATAAATAA
- a CDS encoding GNAT family N-acetyltransferase, producing the protein MLSLFKRPKKESHLVIREAKIKDARGIIKLLSSVGREKLYMVSETFNWSEEEEKQLIKNLDRNKDLILVADYGGEIIGCLTLFRYYGGRSPKVQHVGEIGISIDARFRNVGIGTKLFTEAINWAKSKGYEKLCLSVFSTNEVAIHLYKKFGFEEEGRRRRQFKIGDEYVDEVLMGLFL; encoded by the coding sequence ATGTTATCTTTGTTTAAAAGGCCAAAAAAAGAGTCTCACCTGGTTATAAGAGAAGCTAAGATAAAAGATGCGAGGGGGATAATAAAGCTTTTAAGCAGTGTTGGAAGAGAAAAATTGTATATGGTGTCAGAGACATTTAACTGGTCTGAAGAGGAAGAAAAACAGCTTATAAAAAATTTAGACCGCAACAAAGATTTGATTTTGGTGGCAGACTACGGTGGAGAAATCATAGGCTGCCTTACTCTCTTTCGTTATTATGGAGGAAGGTCTCCTAAAGTACAACATGTAGGAGAAATAGGTATAAGTATAGACGCTCGATTTAGGAATGTAGGAATCGGGACAAAATTGTTTACGGAAGCTATTAATTGGGCAAAAAGCAAAGGTTATGAAAAACTTTGCCTCAGTGTTTTTAGTACAAATGAGGTGGCAATACACCTTTATAAAAAATTTGGCTTTGAAGAAGAGGGCAGAAGAAGGCGGCAGTTTAAAATTGGAGATGAGTATGTAGATGAAGTTTTAATGGGATTGTTTTTGTAA
- a CDS encoding valine--tRNA ligase has translation MKEIAKTYNPKEFEDRIYAFWMEKGYFTPKIDPEKQPFTIVIPPPNITGQLHMGHALDNTLQDILIRWKRMQGYAALWIPGSDHASIATEIKVLDTIREETGLTKEEIGREEFLKRAWAWKDKYENRILSQLKKLGSSCDWIRTRFTMDEVCSRAVREVFVSLYEKGLIYRGDRIINWCPDCNTALSDAEVEHKEQKGHLWYIKYPIKGEDGYVVIATTRPETMLGDVAVAVNPDDKRYKDVVGKTLILPLVGREIPVIADSYVDPSFGTGAVKVTPAHDPNDFEMGTRHNLPFINIMNENAIINENGGKYKGLDRYEAREKIVEDLKNLGLLLKVEDHVHNVGHCYRCDTVVEPLLSKQWFVKMEPLAKPALEVVKEGKIKFVPERFEKIYTNWLENIKDWCISRQLWWGHRIPAWYCDDCGHITVSRKDPQKCEACGSIHIHQDEDVLDTWFSSALWPFSTMGWPEETEDLRYFYPTDVLVTGYDIIFFWVARMIFMSLEFMKEVPFKHVLIHGLVRDAQGRKMSKSLGNGIDPLEVIEKYGADTLRFTLVIGNAPGNDMRFSQDKVELSRNFANKLWNASRYVLLNLTDNDTNLYTEGLTIADKWILTRYNNIVKEVTENLEKFELGIAATKLYDFVWSKFCDWYIELSKPVLYSDNLEAKKVTKSVLRYVLDNTLRLLHPFMPFITEEIWQNLPHEGESIMIAEWPKYKEELDFTEEAKNAEIIMEAIRTIRNLRAEANVSPSKKAKVIVAVENENYVKVFEVGTNYIMKLAGASEVVIETDKSKIPHKALSGAIEGGLVVLPLEDLIDLEEEIKRLNEERQKVISEIERAQGLLNNENFVKKAPEKVVNAEREKLEKYTAMLKNIEERLKLLKS, from the coding sequence ATGAAAGAGATAGCTAAAACCTACAATCCAAAGGAATTTGAAGATAGAATTTATGCTTTTTGGATGGAAAAAGGATATTTTACTCCTAAAATAGACCCTGAAAAACAGCCATTTACCATTGTTATACCGCCTCCAAACATAACAGGGCAATTGCACATGGGACATGCACTTGATAATACTTTGCAGGACATATTGATAAGATGGAAAAGAATGCAGGGTTATGCAGCTTTGTGGATACCTGGCTCAGACCATGCCAGCATTGCGACGGAGATAAAAGTTTTAGACACGATAAGAGAAGAAACGGGGCTCACAAAGGAAGAAATAGGAAGAGAAGAGTTTTTGAAAAGGGCATGGGCATGGAAGGACAAATACGAAAACCGTATTTTAAGCCAATTAAAAAAGTTGGGTTCTTCTTGTGATTGGATAAGGACACGCTTTACTATGGATGAAGTATGTTCAAGGGCGGTAAGAGAGGTTTTTGTTTCACTCTATGAAAAAGGGCTCATATACAGAGGTGATAGGATAATAAATTGGTGCCCAGACTGCAACACTGCTTTATCTGATGCGGAAGTGGAACATAAAGAGCAAAAAGGGCATTTGTGGTACATCAAATATCCCATAAAAGGGGAAGATGGATATGTAGTTATAGCTACTACAAGGCCAGAGACGATGCTGGGGGATGTAGCAGTTGCTGTAAATCCTGATGATAAAAGGTATAAGGATGTGGTAGGTAAGACTTTGATACTGCCACTTGTGGGAAGGGAGATACCTGTAATTGCTGACAGCTACGTTGATCCTTCATTTGGAACAGGTGCTGTTAAAGTTACACCTGCTCACGACCCAAATGACTTTGAGATGGGGACAAGACACAATCTTCCATTTATCAATATAATGAATGAGAATGCGATAATCAATGAAAATGGGGGAAAATATAAAGGGCTTGATAGATATGAGGCGAGAGAAAAGATAGTAGAAGACCTCAAAAATCTCGGACTACTTCTAAAAGTTGAAGACCACGTTCACAATGTGGGACATTGTTACAGGTGCGATACGGTAGTTGAACCTCTACTTTCCAAGCAGTGGTTTGTAAAAATGGAGCCCTTAGCAAAACCTGCTTTAGAAGTTGTAAAAGAAGGAAAAATTAAGTTTGTCCCTGAAAGATTCGAAAAAATATACACTAATTGGTTAGAAAACATAAAGGATTGGTGTATTTCCAGGCAATTATGGTGGGGACACAGAATTCCTGCCTGGTACTGCGATGACTGTGGTCATATAACTGTATCGCGTAAAGACCCGCAAAAATGTGAAGCGTGCGGAAGCATACACATACATCAAGACGAAGATGTATTAGATACTTGGTTTAGTTCTGCACTTTGGCCTTTCTCTACTATGGGTTGGCCAGAAGAAACAGAAGATTTAAGATATTTCTATCCGACAGATGTACTTGTTACGGGATATGACATAATTTTCTTCTGGGTTGCAAGAATGATTTTTATGAGTTTGGAATTTATGAAAGAAGTGCCATTTAAGCATGTTTTGATACATGGTTTAGTCAGGGATGCTCAAGGTAGAAAAATGAGCAAATCTCTTGGCAATGGAATAGACCCGTTAGAGGTTATTGAAAAGTATGGAGCAGATACTTTAAGGTTTACATTAGTTATAGGAAATGCTCCAGGAAACGATATGAGGTTTAGTCAGGACAAAGTTGAACTCAGCAGAAACTTTGCAAATAAATTGTGGAACGCTTCAAGATATGTGTTGCTGAATTTAACTGATAATGATACTAATCTTTATACAGAGGGGTTAACTATTGCTGATAAGTGGATTTTGACAAGGTATAACAATATAGTAAAAGAAGTGACAGAGAATTTAGAAAAATTTGAGTTAGGAATAGCCGCGACAAAGCTTTATGACTTTGTGTGGAGCAAATTTTGTGATTGGTATATAGAGCTTAGTAAACCTGTGCTATACAGTGATAACCTTGAAGCTAAAAAGGTTACAAAGTCTGTTTTAAGATATGTGCTTGACAATACTTTGAGGCTTTTGCACCCCTTTATGCCTTTTATAACTGAAGAAATATGGCAGAATTTACCTCATGAGGGCGAGAGCATAATGATTGCTGAATGGCCGAAATACAAAGAAGAACTGGATTTCACTGAAGAAGCGAAAAATGCTGAGATTATAATGGAAGCTATTAGGACCATTAGAAATTTAAGAGCAGAAGCAAATGTTTCCCCTTCTAAAAAAGCAAAAGTTATTGTGGCTGTTGAAAATGAAAATTATGTAAAGGTGTTTGAAGTGGGTACAAATTATATAATGAAACTTGCAGGTGCTAGCGAAGTTGTAATTGAAACAGATAAAAGTAAAATTCCTCATAAAGCTTTGAGTGGAGCAATAGAAGGAGGATTGGTGGTACTTCCACTTGAAGATTTAATAGACTTAGAAGAAGAGATAAAGAGGCTTAATGAAGAAAGACAAAAAGTGATAAGCGAAATTGAAAGAGCACAAGGGCTTTTAAATAATGAAAATTTCGTCAAAAAAGCGCCAGAAAAAGTAGTAAATGCAGAAAGAGAGAAATTAGAAAAATACACTGCAATGCTTAAAAACATAGAAGAAAGACTTAAGTTATTAAAGAGTTAA
- the cooS gene encoding anaerobic carbon-monoxide dehydrogenase catalytic subunit, producing the protein MSDNYIYSAEKVIDELSRKPGFVDTAIKRWEKRDPKCGFGYKGICCRLCSNGPCRITPTQPVGICGATADTIVARNLLRAIAAGTSCYVHHCRNAANTLLSVAEGKSSYTIKDEEKLKKYAKKMGINTNKDIKRIAYEFATRVLNDLSKPYTEKAELVEKLSLPARVSTWKSLNIMPGGVNEEIIAALTKTSTNLNSDPVDMAVHCLRLGIITGIYGLELTCIMQDILLGSPKIASTYSNFGVIDQGYINLATIGGHQQVVSNRILEMASSKEWVKKAQEAGAKGFKIYGVTCVGQDYELRCASDKNSAFGGYVGNNFTQEYILGTGAIDLVFSEFNCTLPGIEPICKEYLVKQICLDDVAKKVGADLYQFQPEKADEYAAITLDEAIKAYKNRRGKVKIDVPTEKTPAMTGFTEDSIKGALGGSWKLLIDLIVKGDIKGVAGVVGCSNMAAKGHGIYGVELTKELIKRDILVLGNGCVGGNLENAGLYGLESIELAGPKLKEVCRKLNIPPVLNIGPCLSIGRIHIIAEEIAEELKVDVPQIPVVASAPQWLEEQALADGTFGVVLGLDLLLGTPPAVTGSNLITELLTSKLKDMVGARFIIEADPILGADAMESSIMERRKLLNI; encoded by the coding sequence ATGAGTGATAATTACATTTATTCTGCTGAAAAAGTCATTGATGAACTTTCTCGAAAGCCTGGTTTTGTTGATACGGCTATAAAACGTTGGGAAAAGCGTGATCCAAAATGTGGTTTCGGCTACAAAGGTATTTGTTGTAGGTTGTGTTCTAATGGACCTTGTAGAATAACCCCAACTCAACCAGTAGGAATTTGTGGTGCCACTGCAGATACAATAGTTGCACGCAATCTTTTGAGAGCAATAGCGGCCGGTACTTCTTGTTATGTGCATCATTGTCGCAATGCGGCTAATACATTACTTTCCGTAGCTGAAGGTAAATCTTCTTATACTATTAAAGATGAAGAAAAGCTAAAAAAATATGCTAAAAAAATGGGTATAAATACTAACAAGGATATAAAAAGAATTGCTTATGAATTTGCTACAAGGGTTTTGAATGATCTTTCAAAGCCTTATACGGAAAAGGCTGAACTTGTTGAAAAATTATCTCTACCAGCAAGAGTTTCGACATGGAAAAGTCTTAACATAATGCCTGGTGGGGTGAATGAAGAAATTATTGCAGCTCTTACTAAAACTTCTACCAATTTGAATAGTGACCCTGTTGATATGGCAGTGCATTGTTTAAGACTTGGTATTATAACAGGTATATACGGTCTTGAATTAACTTGTATAATGCAGGATATATTGCTTGGAAGTCCAAAGATTGCTTCAACCTATTCTAATTTTGGTGTTATCGATCAGGGTTATATTAATCTTGCTACTATTGGAGGACATCAACAGGTTGTTTCAAATCGTATTTTGGAAATGGCGAGCAGCAAGGAATGGGTTAAGAAGGCTCAGGAAGCAGGTGCTAAAGGTTTTAAAATATATGGTGTAACCTGTGTTGGTCAGGATTATGAATTGAGATGTGCTTCCGATAAAAACAGTGCGTTTGGTGGATATGTCGGTAATAATTTCACACAAGAATATATTTTGGGTACAGGAGCGATTGACCTTGTATTTTCAGAGTTTAACTGTACTTTACCTGGTATTGAACCAATATGTAAAGAATACTTGGTAAAACAGATATGCCTTGATGATGTAGCCAAAAAAGTAGGGGCAGATCTCTATCAATTCCAGCCTGAAAAAGCTGATGAATATGCCGCTATTACTCTTGATGAAGCTATAAAAGCTTACAAAAATAGGCGCGGAAAGGTTAAAATAGATGTCCCAACTGAGAAAACCCCAGCTATGACAGGATTCACTGAAGACAGTATTAAAGGAGCTTTAGGTGGTTCATGGAAACTTCTCATTGATTTAATAGTTAAAGGCGATATAAAGGGTGTAGCAGGTGTTGTTGGTTGTTCTAATATGGCTGCAAAGGGTCATGGTATATATGGTGTTGAACTAACCAAAGAACTTATCAAAAGAGATATATTAGTGCTTGGCAACGGATGTGTAGGAGGAAATCTAGAAAATGCCGGACTTTACGGATTGGAAAGCATTGAACTGGCAGGTCCTAAGCTTAAAGAAGTATGCCGTAAATTAAACATACCTCCTGTTTTAAATATAGGTCCTTGTCTTTCTATAGGAAGAATTCATATAATAGCAGAGGAAATTGCTGAAGAATTAAAAGTGGATGTTCCCCAAATACCTGTAGTTGCTTCTGCACCACAATGGCTTGAAGAACAGGCTTTAGCCGACGGAACCTTCGGAGTTGTTCTTGGACTTGACCTGCTTTTGGGGACCCCACCGGCTGTAACGGGCAGCAACTTAATAACAGAACTTCTTACATCAAAATTAAAGGATATGGTAGGTGCACGGTTTATAATAGAAGCTGATCCAATTCTCGGAGCCGATGCTATGGAAAGTTCTATAATGGAAAGGCGCAAACTACTCAATATATAA